A region of Struthio camelus isolate bStrCam1 chromosome 30, bStrCam1.hap1, whole genome shotgun sequence DNA encodes the following proteins:
- the EFNA3 gene encoding ephrin-A3, with the protein MAARLAALLPLLLLPLLLPGRGPPGALGNRHAVHWNSSNLHLRREGYTVQVNVNDYLDIYCPHYNASVPEHRMEQYVLYMVNLEGYRTCNTSQGFKRWECNRPHAPHSPIKFSEKFQRYSAFSLGYEFHAGQEYYYISTPTHNHRRACLKMKVFVCCASTSHSGEKLAPTLPQLTLRPEVKIEDLENFNPEVPKLEKSISGTSPKREHLPLAVAAALFLLTLLAS; encoded by the exons ATGGCTGCTCGGCTCgctgcgctcctgcccctgctgctgctgccgctgctgctgccgggccgggggccgccgggggccctGGGCAACCGGCACGCCGTGCACTGGAACAGCTCCAACCTGCA cctgcggCGGGAGGGCTACACGGTGCAGGTCAACGTCAACGACTACCTGGACATCTACTGCCCGCACTACAACGCCTCGGTGCCCGAGCACCGCATGGAGCAGTACGTGCTCTACATGGTGAACTTGGAGGGCTACCGCACCTGCAACACCAGCCAGGGCTTCAAGCGCTGGGAGTGCAACCGCCCCCACGCGCCCCACAGCCCCATCAAGTTCTCGGAGAAGTTCCAGCGCTACAGCGCCTTCTCGCTGGGCTACGAGTTCCACGCCGGGCAGGAGTACTACTACATCT CCACGCCGACGCACAACCACCGCCGGGCCTGTCTGAAGATGAAGGTGTTCGTGTGCTGCGCCTCCA CGTCGCACTCCGGGGAGAAGCTGGCGCCCACCCTGCCGCAGCTCACCCTGCGGCCCGAGGTGAAGATCGAGGACTTGG AAAACTTTAACCCGGAGGTGCccaagctggagaagagcatcaGCGGCACCAGCCCCAAGCGAGAGCACTTGCCGCTGGCCGTGGCCGCGGCGCTTTTCCTCCTGACGCTGCTGGCCTCCTAG